The following proteins come from a genomic window of Nostoc sp. ATCC 53789:
- a CDS encoding DUF3120 domain-containing protein translates to MINNTLSSYTASTPSIDTELDLADTGQNGIRQLESALSFSPSLPLSISARQNWLVFAAAVFLVSVPVFVEAPIVRSLPTLSLALTAFWVWLSFTLMSRPATYVWGDLLLGFSWSWLAGAIYWGWLRWEPVWHLPVESIGLPFACWCLAKSWGKVGSWFYLGSLFGTVLTDVYFYLTDLMPSWRQIMRVDADLAPQILHNALMQVQTPWGQTWAIVLALVLLTVGILALGRKQKHWYAFGGAVLSTILVDSLFLLAAIAA, encoded by the coding sequence TTGATTAATAATACACTGTCCTCCTACACTGCTTCTACACCTTCCATTGATACTGAGTTGGATTTGGCTGATACTGGGCAGAATGGCATCAGGCAATTGGAATCTGCACTCTCCTTTTCTCCCTCTTTGCCCTTATCTATTTCTGCCCGACAAAATTGGTTAGTGTTTGCGGCGGCGGTGTTTTTGGTATCAGTGCCAGTATTTGTTGAAGCGCCAATAGTGCGATCGCTACCAACTCTCAGTTTAGCGCTGACAGCATTTTGGGTGTGGCTAAGTTTTACCTTAATGTCACGTCCTGCAACTTATGTCTGGGGCGATTTGCTCTTAGGATTTAGCTGGAGTTGGTTAGCAGGAGCGATTTATTGGGGCTGGTTACGTTGGGAACCTGTATGGCATCTACCAGTAGAATCTATAGGCTTACCGTTTGCTTGCTGGTGTCTAGCGAAGAGTTGGGGCAAGGTTGGTAGCTGGTTTTATTTAGGATCTTTATTCGGTACAGTTTTAACAGACGTATATTTTTATCTAACCGACTTGATGCCTTCTTGGAGGCAAATTATGAGAGTAGATGCAGATTTAGCACCACAAATCTTACACAATGCCCTGATGCAAGTACAAACACCTTGGGGACAAACTTGGGCCATAGTTCTTGCCTTAGTGCTGTTAACAGTCGGAATTTTAGCATTAGGTAGAAAGCAAAAACACTGGTATGCCTTTGGTGGCGCAGTTTTAAGCACAATTTTAGTAGACAGCCTATTTTTGTTAGCTGCGATCGCAGCGTGA
- a CDS encoding family 10 glycosylhydrolase, with protein MKNRKEFHEKANSHIKKAGFFILSFNFLILNSYSILPVTAATEEPVLSVVHSQENANQWTGITDRLQTIGVKYCVIPLTDVKSGADWGDRRVLFLPNVETLTPTQAIALEEWMSKGGRLIASGPVGSLSSPGVRQLLRSLLGGYWGFSLSEIEQIKPTKTKIPEWANQTELFGKIRGGVVIPNGMGTESPAVWNSKDNPAAVVTTERTTFLGWRWGTDTASAAELDNAWLKASINHYLTALAPSNRMKKIAGGSPNCSTTVAAAPRGQGVGEQGAGGRGAGEQGSRGAEGQTSSSSPLSPPSKTATAPIPRALPIVKPPSSQEAIDQLEQAVRLDVAPNSNEPIDNNQAIALQQELENLIGRVESAHLAVSADAVKEGVGISEGKQSSRHLETYTAQSVKEQPIQLASTKLGGLATSKEQALAQVRVIAKNLPQLIAQKNYALARQQWLAAKTILWQQFPVDRRLAQPEIRAVWLDRGTIVRAGSKAGLVQIFDRLAQTGINTVFFETVNAGYTIYPSQVAKEQNPLIRGWDPLKDAVKLAHERDMELHAWVWTFAAGNQRHNEIINVSPNYPGPVLAAHPDWANYDNLGNMIPVGQTKPFFDPANPEVRQYLLKLYEEIVTRYDVDGLQLDYIRYPFQDPSAGRIYGYGKAARAQFQQLTGIDPINISPSQPELWQKWTKFRTEQVDSFVAKVSEQLRQKRPNLILSVAVFPLPEQERIQKIQQNWETWARRGDVDLIVPMTYALDTSRFQRLAQPWIASKQLGATLLVPGIRLLSLPTIGTFDQLQLVRDLPVSGYALFAAENFNNDLQKLFISTQGRVQSTKSEPIPHRQPFQTAAIRYTALQREWKFVFQNDPPERPAQTISDFNNQAEVLRSALNQLAASPSPGNLLVAKASLTRFQSQFRVLMSQEIKSNSYQVKVWENRLVTIERLLRYGERRVQLHP; from the coding sequence GTGAAGAATCGGAAAGAGTTTCATGAAAAGGCAAATTCTCACATAAAGAAAGCCGGATTCTTCATTTTAAGTTTTAACTTTTTAATTTTAAATAGTTATAGTATTTTGCCAGTCACGGCAGCGACTGAAGAACCTGTATTGAGCGTAGTGCATAGCCAAGAAAATGCGAATCAATGGACAGGGATAACTGATCGCTTGCAGACAATCGGGGTGAAATATTGTGTAATTCCCCTAACAGATGTCAAGAGTGGTGCAGATTGGGGCGATCGCCGGGTATTATTTTTGCCAAACGTTGAGACATTAACGCCAACCCAAGCGATCGCTCTTGAAGAATGGATGAGTAAGGGAGGGCGCTTGATTGCTAGCGGCCCCGTAGGTAGTTTGTCATCGCCAGGAGTACGGCAGTTATTGCGATCGCTCTTGGGAGGTTATTGGGGATTCAGCCTCAGTGAAATAGAACAGATCAAGCCCACAAAAACCAAGATTCCAGAATGGGCAAATCAAACTGAACTCTTTGGCAAAATCCGCGGCGGCGTTGTGATTCCTAATGGTATGGGCACTGAATCTCCTGCTGTTTGGAATTCCAAAGATAATCCAGCCGCAGTAGTGACAACTGAGCGTACTACCTTTTTAGGCTGGCGCTGGGGAACAGATACAGCCTCAGCAGCAGAGTTAGATAATGCCTGGTTAAAAGCTTCTATCAATCATTATTTGACAGCGCTAGCACCATCGAATCGGATGAAAAAAATAGCGGGAGGTTCCCCAAACTGCTCTACAACAGTAGCGGCTGCACCGAGGGGGCAGGGGGTAGGGGAGCAGGGAGCAGGGGGCAGGGGAGCAGGGGAGCAGGGGAGTAGAGGGGCAGAGGGACAGACGAGTAGTTCATCTCCCTTATCCCCTCCTTCTAAAACTGCTACTGCTCCCATACCGAGAGCGCTTCCTATAGTTAAACCACCAAGTTCCCAAGAGGCCATTGATCAGCTGGAACAGGCGGTGCGTCTAGATGTTGCACCCAACTCCAATGAGCCGATTGACAACAATCAAGCGATCGCTCTCCAACAAGAGTTAGAAAATCTCATTGGCCGGGTGGAAAGCGCTCATTTAGCGGTGTCAGCCGATGCGGTTAAGGAAGGCGTTGGCATATCTGAGGGAAAACAGTCCTCTAGGCATCTGGAAACCTACACCGCCCAATCTGTCAAGGAGCAGCCAATACAATTAGCCTCAACTAAATTGGGGGGGCTAGCCACAAGCAAAGAACAAGCCTTGGCACAAGTCAGGGTAATTGCCAAAAACTTACCCCAATTGATTGCCCAAAAAAACTATGCTCTAGCTCGTCAGCAGTGGCTGGCAGCAAAGACAATTTTGTGGCAGCAGTTCCCAGTTGATCGGAGGTTGGCTCAACCAGAAATTCGGGCAGTTTGGTTAGATAGGGGGACGATTGTTCGTGCTGGTAGCAAGGCGGGACTAGTCCAAATTTTTGATCGCTTGGCCCAAACTGGGATTAATACTGTCTTCTTTGAAACTGTTAATGCAGGCTATACCATTTATCCCAGCCAAGTTGCAAAAGAGCAAAACCCCTTAATTCGTGGGTGGGACCCACTGAAAGATGCGGTCAAATTAGCCCATGAGCGCGACATGGAATTACACGCTTGGGTTTGGACTTTTGCTGCTGGCAATCAACGGCACAATGAGATTATCAACGTTAGTCCAAATTATCCAGGGCCAGTACTGGCGGCTCATCCCGATTGGGCAAACTACGATAATCTTGGCAACATGATTCCCGTTGGACAGACTAAGCCATTCTTTGACCCAGCCAACCCCGAAGTGCGGCAGTACTTACTCAAGCTGTACGAGGAAATCGTTACTCGCTATGACGTGGATGGTCTACAGCTAGACTACATTCGCTACCCGTTTCAAGACCCATCAGCAGGTCGAATTTATGGCTATGGCAAAGCTGCAAGAGCGCAGTTTCAGCAACTTACTGGCATAGATCCGATAAATATTTCCCCCAGTCAACCAGAACTATGGCAAAAGTGGACGAAATTTCGCACTGAGCAAGTTGATAGCTTTGTTGCCAAAGTATCAGAGCAGTTGCGACAAAAACGACCGAATTTGATTTTGTCGGTTGCAGTATTCCCTTTGCCAGAACAAGAGCGGATTCAGAAAATTCAACAAAACTGGGAAACTTGGGCAAGGCGGGGAGATGTGGATTTAATCGTTCCCATGACTTATGCTCTAGATACTTCTCGCTTTCAACGACTAGCCCAACCCTGGATCGCCTCTAAACAATTGGGAGCTACATTGTTAGTGCCAGGAATTCGCTTACTTTCTTTACCAACAATCGGGACGTTCGATCAACTCCAGTTGGTAAGAGACTTGCCAGTCAGTGGTTACGCACTCTTTGCCGCAGAGAATTTTAATAACGATCTACAAAAACTTTTTATTAGTACCCAAGGCAGAGTTCAATCTACAAAAAGTGAACCGATTCCCCACCGCCAACCTTTTCAAACTGCCGCCATCCGTTACACCGCGCTGCAACGGGAATGGAAGTTTGTTTTCCAAAATGACCCACCAGAAAGACCTGCCCAGACAATATCAGATTTTAACAACCAGGCAGAAGTTTTACGCAGTGCTTTAAATCAGCTTGCTGCTTCCCCTTCTCCTGGTAATTTACTGGTGGCAAAAGCCTCCCTAACTCGATTCCAGTCTCAATTTCGAGTATTGATGAGCCAAGAAATTAAGTCGAATTCCTATCAAGTCAAAGTTTGGGAAAATCGGCTTGTAACTATAGAAAGACTATTGCGTTACGGCGAACGGCGGGTGCAGTTGCATCCCTAG
- the nadB gene encoding L-aspartate oxidase yields the protein MPQIDIPSQFDVLVVGAGAAGLYTALRLPESLRVGLITKETVALSASDWAQGGIAAAVSPEDSPTLHIEDTIRAGAGLCDRTAVEFLAQLAPKCIQSLVDLGVAFDRHGQTLALTLEAAHSRNRVLHAADTTGREVTTTLTAQVLRRPNIQVIQQALALSLWTEPESNRCQGISLFYQGKITWIKAGAVILATGGGGQVFAQTTNPAVSTGDGVAIAYRAGAILRDLEFVQFHPTALTKPGADRFLISEAVRGEGAHLVDNEGRRFAFDYHPAGELAPRDIVSRAIFSHLQRTAVDLATAHVWLDMRPIPADKIRHRFPNIIKVCQHWGIDVFHEPIPVAPAAHYWMGGIVADLMNRTNIKSLYAVGETASTGVHGANRLASNSLLECIVFGAQMSQIELENIGLPSETPVLPSRKFSIDPSEWHIQQAQLEALREKLPRLVWESAGICREQSKLETAIATVESWQQDFAALPLSQFLLALHPTESASFEFPDVERQLRLWAETRNLLDVADLILKSAAFRTESRGGHFRLDYPQPDPNWQVHTLVQRNHWWKSPILS from the coding sequence TTGCCTCAGATAGATATTCCTAGCCAATTTGATGTCTTAGTAGTCGGCGCTGGTGCTGCTGGACTATACACAGCATTGCGTCTACCAGAGTCCTTGCGAGTCGGCTTGATTACCAAAGAAACTGTTGCTTTGTCCGCTAGTGATTGGGCACAAGGTGGTATAGCCGCAGCCGTTTCCCCGGAAGATTCTCCCACGCTACACATTGAAGATACAATCCGGGCAGGTGCAGGTTTGTGCGATCGCACTGCTGTAGAATTTCTCGCCCAACTTGCCCCTAAATGCATTCAATCCCTAGTTGACTTGGGGGTTGCTTTTGACCGTCATGGTCAAACCTTGGCTTTAACTCTAGAAGCTGCCCATTCTCGCAACCGTGTTCTCCACGCTGCGGACACTACAGGTAGGGAAGTTACAACCACTCTCACCGCCCAAGTATTACGTCGCCCGAATATTCAAGTCATTCAGCAAGCTTTGGCTTTGAGTTTGTGGACTGAACCCGAAAGCAATCGCTGTCAGGGAATAAGCCTGTTTTATCAAGGCAAAATCACATGGATTAAAGCTGGTGCTGTGATCTTGGCAACTGGTGGCGGCGGTCAGGTATTTGCCCAAACCACTAACCCGGCTGTGAGTACTGGTGATGGAGTAGCGATCGCATATCGGGCTGGGGCTATCCTCCGCGATTTGGAATTTGTGCAATTTCACCCTACTGCCCTGACTAAACCTGGTGCTGATCGCTTTCTTATTAGCGAAGCTGTACGTGGCGAGGGGGCACACCTTGTTGATAATGAAGGGCGGCGTTTTGCCTTTGACTACCACCCGGCGGGTGAACTTGCACCGAGAGATATAGTAAGCAGAGCAATTTTCAGCCATTTACAACGTACTGCCGTTGATTTGGCAACTGCCCATGTGTGGTTGGATATGCGCCCCATCCCTGCCGACAAGATTCGTCACCGCTTTCCCAACATCATCAAAGTTTGTCAGCATTGGGGAATTGATGTTTTCCATGAACCAATCCCTGTAGCGCCTGCTGCCCATTATTGGATGGGTGGGATTGTCGCGGATCTGATGAATCGCACGAATATTAAGAGTTTGTACGCGGTGGGTGAAACTGCTAGTACCGGGGTGCATGGGGCAAATCGCCTTGCCAGTAATTCCCTGCTGGAATGTATTGTCTTTGGGGCCCAGATGAGCCAAATTGAGTTGGAAAATATTGGGCTGCCATCAGAAACACCAGTGCTGCCATCACGGAAATTTAGTATTGATCCTAGTGAGTGGCACATCCAGCAAGCACAACTAGAAGCACTCAGAGAGAAGTTACCACGTCTAGTATGGGAAAGTGCTGGTATTTGTCGGGAGCAATCAAAGTTGGAAACTGCGATCGCTACTGTTGAATCTTGGCAGCAAGATTTCGCTGCTTTGCCTTTAAGTCAATTCTTGCTTGCTTTACACCCAACTGAATCAGCTAGTTTTGAGTTCCCAGATGTTGAACGACAATTGCGACTTTGGGCAGAAACCCGCAATTTATTAGATGTGGCTGATTTAATTCTCAAAAGTGCTGCTTTTAGAACCGAGAGCCGAGGCGGACACTTCCGTTTAGACTATCCTCAACCAGACCCCAATTGGCAAGTTCACACACTTGTCCAAAGAAATCATTGGTGGAAATCTCCAATATTATCTTGA
- a CDS encoding TIGR03279 family radical SAM protein, with protein sequence MNINPARITKVLPDSIAEEIGFETGDAIVAINGTRPRDLIDYQFLCADEVLELEVLDATGKTHTLEIEKDYDQDLGLEFETALFDGLIQCNNRCPFCFIDQQPPGKRTSLYLKDDDYRLSFLYGSYLTLTNLSEREWQRIEQMRLSPLYVSVHATEADVRIRLLKNQRAGQILQQLKWFQKRRLQIHAQVVVCPGINDGKHLEQTLKDLTSFHTGEVPAVASVAVVPVGLTRFRPPEDELIPVTREKAQEVISQVQMLSRQFRQQFGSSVVWLADEWFLIAGEELPSESEYEEYPQIDNGVGSIQLFIKQFATVAAELLPPKVYPQRKLTWVVGNAVEKAFQPILKRLNCVEGLEVNMRALCSDYWGQTISVTGLLTGHDLLLNLEEQDLGDGILLPNVMLKNGELVFLDDMSIEELAGRLNTKIFPLAGVEDLIQTCVSNFVQV encoded by the coding sequence ATGAATATTAATCCTGCCCGAATTACCAAGGTTCTACCAGACTCAATAGCCGAGGAGATTGGCTTTGAGACTGGGGATGCGATCGTTGCAATCAATGGTACACGTCCCCGTGATTTAATTGATTATCAGTTTTTGTGTGCGGATGAAGTTTTAGAACTAGAAGTTTTAGATGCTACTGGGAAAACTCATACTCTGGAAATCGAAAAAGATTATGATCAAGACTTGGGGCTAGAATTTGAAACTGCCCTATTTGATGGTTTAATTCAGTGCAATAATCGCTGTCCATTTTGCTTTATAGATCAACAGCCACCAGGTAAGCGCACCAGTTTGTACTTAAAAGATGACGATTATCGTCTGAGCTTTTTATACGGTTCTTATCTTACCCTGACCAATTTGTCAGAAAGAGAATGGCAGCGAATTGAGCAAATGCGCTTGTCACCGTTGTATGTTTCTGTTCATGCGACAGAAGCTGATGTGAGAATTAGGCTGCTAAAAAATCAGCGTGCGGGACAAATCTTGCAACAACTGAAGTGGTTTCAAAAAAGGCGACTACAAATTCATGCTCAAGTTGTTGTTTGTCCTGGTATAAATGATGGCAAACATCTGGAACAAACTCTTAAAGATTTAACGTCTTTTCATACTGGTGAAGTTCCGGCGGTGGCATCAGTGGCAGTTGTGCCAGTTGGGTTGACACGGTTTCGCCCTCCAGAGGATGAACTCATACCTGTAACTAGAGAAAAAGCTCAAGAAGTGATTTCTCAAGTGCAAATGCTCTCACGGCAATTTCGCCAACAATTTGGTTCTAGCGTTGTTTGGTTAGCCGATGAGTGGTTTTTGATTGCAGGTGAAGAATTACCCAGCGAGTCTGAATATGAAGAATATCCCCAAATTGATAACGGAGTTGGTTCGATTCAACTATTTATCAAGCAATTTGCCACCGTTGCAGCAGAATTACTCCCGCCAAAAGTATATCCTCAAAGAAAATTGACCTGGGTAGTGGGCAACGCCGTAGAAAAAGCATTTCAACCAATTTTGAAACGCTTAAATTGTGTTGAGGGTTTAGAGGTCAATATGCGTGCTTTATGTAGTGATTATTGGGGACAAACTATCAGTGTAACCGGATTACTAACTGGTCATGATTTACTTTTAAATTTAGAAGAGCAAGATTTAGGTGATGGGATTTTGCTACCCAATGTCATGTTAAAAAATGGGGAATTAGTGTTTTTAGATGATATGAGTATTGAGGAATTAGCTGGCAGACTAAATACAAAAATTTTCCCACTAGCAGGAGTTGAAGATTTAATCCAAACATGCGTTTCCAATTTTGTTCAGGTTTAG
- a CDS encoding CHASE2 domain-containing protein translates to MNQQLGKRFVKLIFGLKQSLSRGHRELITAVSVAVCVVLLHSIGLLQSLEFAALDQLFRLRPNEPPEERITIVVIDEAYLNEIRSWPISDAKIALLLQKLNVHKPRAIGLDLYRNLPVEPGNQELRNTYKSMPNLIGIELLANDKNKNFSVLPPQGLNKDQVGFNNVLYDLDGKVRRSLLYWHVDEQLHESFALKLALLYLKPKGITPTKAKSNPEYLQLGKASFTRFEANDGAYVRADDRGYQILTNFPKPKCQSSSREICNFRQVSIKDVLADKVPENLIKDRIILIGSTAPSLQDFVFIPYSSSLMGTAKPVPGIQLQAYFISELISAALDGRPLLKFWSDLMEYLWIFIWSYLGAVTTWRIRHATRSLLCILVSCFVLTLTTYFAFLYGLWIPLLPSLFSFGSSAIWMISHIAHIQEEWKRSKEFLHHVINTIPDPIFVKNEQHQWIVLNEAYCRFIGYPNKLLIEKSDYDFFPKHEADVFRQQDDLVFRTEKPQEHEEEFTNADGQTHQIATKRSLHKDSAGNFFLVGVIRDITQRKLMEEQLKRTAAELFQSNNELKLKEDHLRYLAYHDPLTGLSNRKFFAEQLYESLHWAQHNNLLLGLLFIDLDGFKQVNDTLGHETGDRLLMTIAGRLSNSLRASDTVSRLGGDEFTIILRAIPNVQIAAKVAEKILSSITKPIVLDGYAIRISASIGISVYPYNSQDSENLIKQADAAMYRAKHLGKNRYEFA, encoded by the coding sequence ATGAACCAGCAGCTAGGCAAGCGTTTTGTAAAGTTAATCTTTGGACTAAAACAATCGCTTAGTCGAGGACACAGAGAATTGATTACTGCCGTCAGCGTTGCAGTCTGCGTCGTGCTGTTGCACTCCATTGGATTATTGCAATCTTTGGAGTTTGCAGCTTTGGATCAATTGTTTCGCTTACGTCCAAATGAACCGCCGGAAGAGCGTATTACAATCGTAGTGATTGATGAAGCCTATTTGAACGAAATACGTTCGTGGCCGATTTCAGATGCGAAGATTGCACTGTTGTTGCAAAAATTAAATGTCCACAAACCCCGTGCTATTGGCTTAGACCTCTACAGAAATTTGCCAGTAGAGCCTGGTAATCAAGAACTGCGTAATACTTATAAGTCAATGCCCAATTTAATTGGTATTGAACTATTGGCAAATGACAAAAACAAAAACTTTAGTGTTTTACCTCCACAGGGACTGAATAAGGATCAAGTTGGCTTTAATAACGTGCTGTACGATCTGGATGGTAAAGTACGTCGCAGTTTGTTGTATTGGCACGTTGATGAGCAGTTACACGAAAGTTTTGCCCTGAAGTTGGCTTTATTGTATTTAAAGCCAAAGGGAATTACCCCTACCAAAGCAAAAAGCAACCCTGAGTATTTGCAATTGGGCAAGGCATCATTTACTCGTTTCGAGGCTAATGATGGTGCTTATGTGAGGGCTGATGATAGAGGATACCAAATTCTGACCAATTTTCCCAAACCTAAATGTCAAAGTTCATCTAGAGAAATTTGTAATTTTCGTCAGGTATCGATAAAAGATGTACTGGCAGATAAAGTCCCAGAAAACTTAATCAAAGATCGGATTATACTGATTGGTTCTACTGCACCTAGTCTTCAGGATTTTGTATTTATTCCCTACTCCAGCAGTCTAATGGGTACGGCAAAGCCCGTACCTGGGATTCAACTGCAAGCTTATTTTATTAGTGAGTTAATATCTGCTGCTCTTGATGGACGACCATTATTAAAATTCTGGTCTGACTTGATGGAATACTTGTGGATTTTTATCTGGTCTTATCTGGGAGCCGTGACGACATGGCGGATACGACACGCTACTAGAAGTCTGCTTTGTATCCTAGTTTCTTGCTTTGTATTGACACTGACTACATACTTTGCTTTTTTATACGGTTTGTGGATACCGCTCCTTCCCTCATTGTTTAGCTTTGGCAGTTCAGCTATTTGGATGATCAGTCATATTGCCCATATTCAGGAAGAGTGGAAACGTTCTAAAGAATTTTTGCATCACGTAATCAACACGATTCCCGATCCAATTTTTGTGAAAAATGAACAACACCAGTGGATTGTTTTAAATGAAGCCTATTGTCGATTTATCGGTTATCCAAATAAGTTATTAATTGAGAAGTCAGACTATGACTTTTTCCCTAAACATGAAGCTGATGTGTTTCGACAACAGGATGATCTTGTGTTCCGAACTGAAAAGCCCCAGGAACATGAAGAAGAGTTTACCAATGCAGATGGGCAGACTCATCAAATTGCCACTAAGCGATCGCTCCACAAAGACTCAGCTGGCAATTTCTTTTTAGTTGGGGTCATCCGAGATATTACTCAGCGCAAGCTGATGGAGGAGCAGCTGAAGCGCACTGCTGCTGAACTATTCCAGTCTAACAATGAATTAAAACTCAAAGAAGATCACTTGCGTTATTTGGCGTATCACGATCCCCTCACCGGTTTATCCAATCGCAAATTTTTTGCCGAACAACTTTACGAGTCATTACATTGGGCGCAACACAATAACCTGTTGCTGGGACTGTTGTTTATTGATTTAGATGGCTTTAAGCAAGTTAATGATACTCTGGGGCACGAGACGGGCGATCGCTTGCTAATGACTATCGCTGGAAGACTCAGCAACTCTTTACGCGCTAGTGATACAGTTTCTCGTTTGGGTGGCGATGAATTTACTATAATTTTGCGGGCAATTCCTAATGTCCAGATAGCTGCTAAAGTCGCCGAAAAAATCTTAAGCAGTATTACCAAGCCAATTGTTTTGGATGGCTATGCAATCCGAATCTCTGCCAGTATTGGCATAAGTGTCTACCCATACAACAGCCAAGATAGTGAAAATTTGATCAAACAAGCAGATGCAGCAATGTATCGTGCCAAGCACCTGGGTAAAAATCGCTACGAGTTTGCTTAA
- the psbU gene encoding photosystem II complex extrinsic protein PsbU, producing MKGLARLLTVFSLLLGCWGWLGTTQIAQAASFNSFALPQVPILAIERQNRADKKLGTEFGKKIDLNNTNVRAFQQYPGLYPTLAKKIITNAPYKNVEDVLDLPGLSDRQKATLQANLDKFTVTELEPAFNEGDDRFNNGIYR from the coding sequence GTGAAAGGATTGGCGCGTTTATTAACAGTGTTTAGTTTGTTACTTGGTTGCTGGGGATGGTTGGGAACAACTCAGATAGCCCAAGCTGCTAGTTTCAACAGTTTTGCTCTTCCTCAAGTGCCAATTCTGGCAATTGAGCGGCAGAATCGGGCAGATAAGAAGCTAGGAACGGAATTTGGTAAAAAAATTGATTTGAATAATACCAACGTCCGAGCTTTTCAACAGTATCCAGGTCTTTATCCCACCTTGGCTAAGAAAATCATCACAAATGCTCCCTACAAAAATGTAGAGGATGTATTGGATCTTCCAGGATTGAGCGATCGCCAAAAAGCAACTCTGCAAGCCAACTTAGATAAGTTTACCGTGACAGAACTAGAGCCTGCCTTCAACGAAGGAGACGATCGCTTTAACAACGGTATCTACAGATAA
- a CDS encoding undecaprenyl-diphosphate phosphatase has translation MEFIQAFILGIVQGITEFLPISSTAHLLIFTKVFGWKELGSKDFVDAIQFGSVIAIVGYFWSLISSIIKGGIEAFKEKDWQREEWKILVGILVGTLPALIFGFLLKDILPESALIIAIMSIIMALLLALAEKIGTRKRGFDSLQIRDGILVGLGQTLALIPGVSRSGSTLTTALFLGLERDTAAKFSFLLGFPTLTIATLYKSLKIFKLFQAQQLPDNIVGLLIVGIISTFIFSYLSIAFLIKYLQTKNTLVFVWYRLAFGSAILAAIAAGWKG, from the coding sequence ATGGAGTTTATTCAAGCTTTTATTTTGGGTATTGTTCAAGGTATTACAGAGTTTTTACCTATTAGCAGTACTGCACATCTCTTGATTTTTACCAAAGTATTTGGTTGGAAAGAACTAGGTTCTAAAGATTTTGTTGATGCCATTCAATTTGGCAGTGTTATCGCTATTGTGGGGTATTTTTGGTCGCTGATTTCTAGTATTATCAAAGGTGGAATCGAAGCATTCAAAGAGAAAGATTGGCAACGTGAGGAGTGGAAAATTCTAGTTGGTATTTTAGTCGGAACATTGCCTGCCTTAATTTTCGGCTTTCTTTTGAAAGACATTCTACCAGAGAGTGCATTAATTATTGCCATCATGTCAATCATCATGGCTCTTTTACTAGCTTTGGCAGAAAAAATTGGTACTCGCAAGCGAGGTTTTGATTCACTGCAAATTCGGGATGGTATTTTAGTTGGATTGGGACAAACACTTGCTTTAATTCCGGGTGTATCTCGTTCTGGCTCAACATTGACGACTGCCTTATTTTTAGGATTAGAACGCGATACAGCAGCGAAATTCTCATTTTTGTTAGGGTTTCCAACTCTTACGATTGCTACACTGTATAAAAGTTTGAAAATCTTCAAATTATTTCAAGCCCAACAGTTACCAGATAACATTGTGGGATTGTTAATTGTGGGGATTATTTCAACCTTTATTTTTTCCTACCTATCAATTGCATTTTTGATCAAATACTTGCAAACCAAAAACACTTTGGTTTTTGTTTGGTATAGATTAGCATTCGGTAGCGCCATTTTAGCTGCGATCGCAGCAGGTTGGAAAGGATAA